In Euphorbia lathyris chromosome 10, ddEupLath1.1, whole genome shotgun sequence, the DNA window ACACCAGCCAAACGCCCTAAGATGAAGAAAGTAGTTGAAATGCTCCAAGAAATTAAGCAAAACTGATTTTACCTACTGCAAAGTTTTCAGAAGTATTTAGTTCAAATTGGGAATGCTTTGAAGAAGGTTGGATATCTTGCTTGTACTAAAATGTTTACGAGGGATGGAAGGTTTTCAGGTTTGAAAGGGAATACTCGGTGGTCTAGTGAAAAGTTTAGAGAGGTGATGGAGTTGCATATGTAGCATATTGTGCTACACTTGTAATACTGAAagtttctgattttaaattTCTGCTGGAAATACATGTCACAACCATTTATAATTTCTCCCTTGGCAGTTGAAATCATTGATAAGGTTGCCATTTACATATACTCAAGTGATAAATCATAAATCCTTGAATTGCCTAATTACTTGAAAAGGTCCTTCCATTTTACTTTTATCATTAGAGCAATTGGGCTGTTAAGAAGCATCAAATACAATAATTGATTTATGTGATTTCAAATAAACAAGAAAGGTCAACTGCAAAGTTGCAACAAGCCAGGAGCTAACTCTTCCTCTCCTTGGATATGCCTTTTCAAATAAGCTTAAGAACACATGAGTTCATGTATATTCTATGCACCACATGAGTTCATGTATATTCTATGCACCTACGCTTGCGCTAAACTTATTTCATTTTCTACATCATTAACAGATGCAATACTAAGATCCACTAAGCATTCGCATTCAGCACACTTAAAGTACAAAGATGAACCAGTTTTACGTTCTTTTTGTAAGATTTTAAGTTGAATCTTAGGGTTTGATTGGATGGGAGGTTTAGAGGGGTTAATAAgggaagggttagtaagggttgatagaaacccttgtttgggaaggggaagggttagtaagggtttttacaaacccatgtttggaacacaaaaaaaattagaagggtAAAGGTTTGGAGGGGTTTtgaaggtttttttttaaagaaatttcatccaattttcaaCCCCCCAATTTGATGGGTttggaagggttagaaattaccctTCTTTCCCCTTCCTTACCTTTCCCTACCCTTCTCTACCCTTCTCTTcccttcatccaatcaagcccttaAGAACCAGAATTTCATTCTTCACTTTGAGCAAGAATCACATAAAAACATGCATATAAAAAGCATGCACACAAAGAAAACACGAACAGATTGAATGCTTTATGGATATGTTTCCATTTAGTAGAAGTAGCTGTACTTGTAAACAAAAGAAATTTCCAGGAAGAGCCTGAGATTATTTATGGGTTAAACAGGAGATCCCATCTCAATCTATACTTGCTGCTATGTCCATGCACTTAAAAGCAGACAGAACATTACTCATAAAGGAAAAACACAGGTAAAATTAAATTCAAGAATCACGGGGCTTCACAATGAAGTTTTGGCGACTGATAGGGTTCATTACTACTGGTGGTCCTGCAGTACGCGGCCATGCCTGAAATTTTTTGTCAGTTGCTTCCCACCAGCCCTTGTTTGACACTGTACCAGGGGTGGTACCTGCATAGAAATTTTTAAATAGAAATTGCAGTGAAACCCAGTCTTATAACAGTAACAGgccaaaaatatacctaaagGGAGAAGATAGCAACTCACCTCCAAATAACTTCTTGTCAGAAATAACATGGTCACATACATATGCAACTGCAAATGACCCAGCAAGAGCAAGAGTTATTTTGGCTGCTGTCATTCTCAAACTGCAAAAGAAGTacccatagttattaaaggcatAAGGCGCACTACGGCGCAAAGGGTCCTTGAGCCTTGGTGCACAGCGTCGGCAcattaaaagaataaaattatatagaacCACCATAAATGATATTATATCAAATATAAGAAGTTGTAATTAAAATCAGAATGCAAAAAATAAGAAGTCATGTCAATGTTAATAAATTCTAACATGCAATATATCTTATATTCTAAAGTTATTAGAGTATTCAACAAAATAGTAAATACTGAGTTGACTAATAGCTACTTATTAACAAAAGTCTCCAACTTCAAGTTATGCCTTTGTTTGCTTCTTTTTTCTGGTATTTTACCATTGTTGTCTGCTTcttctttccctttgtttcaCATTATgcatctttctctctctatttctTTTCCTTGATTATTCAGTTCGAATGTCTGTCTCCTttccttttgtttatttttggacACTAGATGTGTCTATTCCAACAGTGGAGATTGAACATGTGGGTCAGTAATATAGAACCATAAAATTAACTTGTGACACAAAAGGCGTGCCTCTGATAACCATGTCCAGGCGCGCCTCAGCGTTGCCAGAGCAATATCATCCGCCTAATAACTGTGGAAGTaccaacataaaaaaaaaaggaagaggaATGTTCATGCTTGTTTAAATGAAATTCTTGCCAACTTCAGCAAAACCTATAAGTTTTACAGGGGTAACCAACAATTTGTGACCTTTACCACAACTCCACAAATTTCCAAGTTCACATAACAACTTCTATGATCTATCTCTGTATGCCAGGGTTTTACTTCATCCAAAGGAGTAAGAAGCATCCCTTTCACCCATTTAAATGCATCAAGTAAGCCATTACTACAGAGAACAACATTTGCCACTCGTATCTTAGAATCAGTTGGTCAAGGCCCAAAGGAGTAAAGAAGCATACCTTGTACCCATTTAAATACATTTGGTCAAGTAATGCATTACTACACAAAACAACATTTGCCACTCATATCTTAGGACCAGTTGGTCAAGACACCATGTGTTAACCACTTGTAATGTGTACAATATCAAGTAACTATCATGACTCACTCCATCTTTAAACCAACCAACATAAGTATGGGAATGGGTTGAACTAACATTTTCAGTTTAATATCATAAATATGGGCATTAGAGGATTCAACTAAAAAGCTATCATAAAGTCCAAAAATTATCCGTACTTGATTAAAagcttaatttttctaatttcaaAAGAAGAAACAATCAGTCTTTAATATCTCCATGGCAAGAGCAGAATACCATTATAAAGAAAGGAATGTTACGAACATATAAACCTTTCATTCAATTGTGGTCCTGGATAGTACAGTTTTGAATTCCAATCGCACTGCCCGATCacataaaaaacatatatacacaCATCTCTCAAATTGAAGCAAGAAATGGTAATGCCCTATCAACAAGAGCATACAGAATCATTCACCTAAATATATGCCTGTCAGATATTTTTCAATGTCTAGACAAACTAATGGAACTGTTAAAAAGATGACAAATTGTCTAAACGCCACCAATCAACAACCAAAAGCACTCAGTTCCTTCAGTAATCCCTGGGACCCATTTCGCACAAAATTATTAGAAACACAGAGTTAACATCGTCAGTAACACAAACAGCATCACAATTTCTACGGAGAAAAACATAGTAAATCTAGTACTAAATGAAgtcctcaaaacaaaaagatgaTAAAAATCAGATCCCCAGCAAATCAGAACATGTATAAACCTTGTTAGAAAGAGATAAAGATAAGAATTATCCGCAGATCTGTAAGCTAGGGTTTCACTGTAACTAAACAGAACATCATGAaatcaaagaaattaaaaacCTAAGAGCAAAAGAGGGAAACTCACCGAGAGTGATGGATTTACGAAATCTGAGGAGACGTAAATCCAAAATTCTTAACAGAATAGTGAATACCAAATATAAATCAAAAGCAAAAGTCTTAACATAATACCAAATATAAATCAGAATGAATTCTGAAAGCAGATTTTTAGATGCACGTTTTAGGAAAAACTACAGTTGACGAGAAGAAACATAATGAAATAGGAAGAAAGAGTACCAAATATAAATCAAAAccattcatttttcttttattatcagTAAACTTTCTAGGAAAAACTCCATTTCATTTTCACAAATAGAATCGTTTCAAGTATTAACCAGCAAGCAAAAGAAATAGGAGCAGAAAGAGTTCAGTACCTCAATCTGTAAACAGCGGGTAGATTTCACTTTAGAGAGGAAACGGCGGTGAATCTGTCAGGTGAGACGACGGTGAACGGTGTGGATTTGAGAGTGAAAGGCTGGAAGCGATGCTGGGTTTGGGGTTTGGAGAGGATACTGCGGTGGTCGGTTGAGAGGAAACGTCGGCTGTGGCCGGTTGAGATTGAGAGGAAACTGTAAAAGCGCAAGAAAAGGAATGTTAAATACTGAGAGTCGGACCGATATCAAACCAAATTTATCATTGGGTTGTGGGTCACTCAGATCAACTAAATGACTCGATTTGATGAGTTTGAATATCGTTACTATTGGGTTAGgatatgcttactttgtttataacaaagtaagcattactttgttttatatatatatatatatatatatatatatatagagtttATTAAACGAAAtcgttaaaataaaataaggagaGATATATCACACTCTACTActtctgataaaaaaaaaagagaagaccTAACTAAAGTATGCGCCACTCCATTCACAGAACGATCTATACATCTGCCAGAAATGTCATTGATACTAAAAATAGGACTTCTACAATTAACCATAAGAAAAATGAAAGTATGTTTGATGAATATGCTCCACCAATACGTATCTTACTTCATCCCCACACCACTCAAACTCTTGAGTTTAGTCAACCTGAAAGCCTCTCAAATAACAATAGCTTCACATTTCCTAACAGAAAAATTTCCAGCAATACGTTTTGAAAACGCACCATAGAAGCTACTAGTGATGTCCCTATGCACAACACCAACGGCTAATAGAAAAATTTCCAGCAATACGTTTTGTGTTTACTTTGAGCTTACCAATGGAAGGTTGAGATCAAACAATACTCATAGGGTCTCCACGGTGAAAACCAAGCATCTTGTCGACATTATTTTGTAATAATTGTGCATTTTACCCGTCTTTAAGCTCAACACAAGCCAAACGAAAGACAACAGTAACGTTAGCACTCCAGCCGTTTCACACCACCTCAATCCTACAACATCAAACACCCCACACAATTGAAACACATAAACAACATTTCTCTTCAGTTGACACAAACCAGACAACAAACGACTCCCTgtaaaatttgaaattatcCTCCACGAACAGCGGTTACAAACTGTTGTGGCAAAAGAACAGTTATAAATAATATGAATGCTAGATTCCAGCCCTCATTCGTACAAACAACACAACTGATCAATATTAATTAACATATTGACAAATTAAATTATCAGCCGTAGGGATCAAATTTTTATGAATTCTCCAAACTAAATTACGCACCTTTGATGGAATTTTGAGACCCCAAGCTGCTTCCAATAACTCCGACACTAATCCAAACATCCGTTAAAGATAATCGTATAACCACATTTAACAGAATAATTGTCATGCTGTTGATACCTCAAAAACCAATCTTACAATTATCATTTGTAGAGCAATGAATACTGAGAATATTGTTAACATCTTCCtggttaaaaatattattaataatctCATAATCTCATTTCCTCCTGTCTACTTCAAACAAAGATGAGACATTCTCATTAGCATGGACAAATGAATATAAAGTAGAAGGTAACTTATTAGTGTTGTTAAGTAGCCAAGCATCCCTGCTAATTCTAATGTTATTTCCATCACCCATCTAACGTCGACATCCATGAATTAGAATTGTTTGAGCTTGCCAAATGCTActccaaacaaaactaggattCACATCTTTACTGGCATGAAGGAAGTTGTAGTCTTTAAAATAACGGGCTTTGGAAATACGAAAAACTAAAGAACTAGGCTCAGTGAGGAATCTCTACGCTTACTTCCCTAGCATGCCCAAATTAAAGATCCTCAATTTTTTGAAACCCAACCCCCCAGCTTCCTTTAACACACATAATTTGTCATATTCCATCCATATGATACATCTGCCTCCACTACACCACCAAAACCCATTAAACATCCTTTCTATTTCTTGGCAAAGGCCAACAAGAAATAAGAAGACACTTGATATGGacgttttatccctatcttttggGTTAATTTACGGTTTATTTTTAAGCTAGGTTGTTAGGTTTAGTGCTAGTTTATTGCATATTTCACTAAATTAGCAACAACTAATAAATTATGTACCTTTAGTTGATTTTCgtcatttttaataaataaaataaataaataaatcaagtaatctcGGTGTTCATAATTGTGCTTTGCAGGACAAACGTATAAGACGGAAAAGGCGATGAATAAACGTCCACGCGAAGCGCAACATGTACCACGCGTAGCCTAAATCAGTGAGAAGTGTTCGATAAGCGTCAGTAAATCATTTACGCGGAGCATGACCCTTTCCACGCAGAGCGTGGACCTTTTAGAGGACAAAAATATGACTTCAGAAGCTCATATACGCGGTGCGTAGGtattccacgcggagcgtaaGTGTCAGGTCACCTTGTTCACATTGAAGACAGATTtaacacattttcgtattttcatcgTATTTCCCTCATAcgaactcggattgaggcgattcaaaatgcgttcgaaagctaagagaaagatgtacAAGTGACTAATATTGTCATCTCCAAATTCGCAGCGAAATAGGCTCAGATAATTAATCTAAGTTGCTGGACGTGTTGAAGCTTAGGAAATCTTCCATGGGTGTGAAATATGCAAGggagaaaataagaaaataatgaaGCATCACATGCTTCATTATTCTACATCAAATTCAAAGTCTTCCTACCACTTTTACACACATTCAAAGTCTCCATTCACATTGAAAGTCTTCATTCAAAGTCTTTTCTTCACACTATGTAATTACAATTATGACCCAAGCTTGATTTGTGTATAAAATAGGAGTGCTTGGTACTCATTTAGGGCGTAGTAAGTAGTATGTAGATGTAGTTTTAGATTTAGATTCAGAATTTTATATAACCAAACTCTACcactttgagagcttgttcacttattccgtcactccgtcgaagttccgttccatcctcctccaccaagctcgaaaagttccacctccaagacctaagagacggccttgagtcctgttagctagttccaagggccgattcttccctttctacttgctaattagcttgcactcttcctatgtactaggcttggttgtattcatatttttccattccacatttataatatatgatttgcaattcccgtttctctatacgtgttgatgtttactacttgttttgatatttttaattgattattgtgtagggggagTTCGATACCCGGCGCCCTTTGTACGGGTCATCTTTAGGGAACCATATAGGCGCTGCCCTACCGGGAGTAACattccggaaaccgtaggaattgacaagccacggaacttacgggccctagtttctgatcccccgcattagacaggccttgactaggaaccacgtagtctaagtacttcacggggtcgaccgaactacacgtagtcgtctttgcaagagtaaaccacCAATCTTATATGTTCGGAGTCTTTGCTTATCATATTTATATCTTATCATAACCCGTAGCGTTTTGGTTATATAAGtctgtctcaccatagtttaggagtagtttgtagttgtcgcccaaaccaacctaaagtattcaccgcctagataacgaatagaaccgagtagtttaatacttgtagatataaatcccgtggattcgatacccggtcttaaccggattattacttgatacgacggggtacacttgcccctacgtagtagcgtctagtagagttttTCATCAACGCACACATCATATTTATCATCACCCATATAGCATCTACACATCCCATTGTCCCACATTACACTACTAGGCGCCGCACATCAACACTCATTACAAAATTTGGGATTTCTTGAAGGACAATCTTGAGTAGGACCTATTTTCCTACACGAGGAAGAAGTTTGCTATGTCAAGATTATAAACGGTGCACACACGATCCTTGATAAAACTTAACACCTCTCTTTTACTTCTACCCAAGGAAGGCCTAAATACCTTCCCTGATTATTCGTTTCAATAACTCCCAAAATACTATAGACATCATCATGAAATGAGACATGCACATTTCTACTAAATATAATagcaattttattaaaattcacAACTTCTCCAGAAGCTAATTCATGCTCGTTAAACACCTCATGAACAATTTAAGCTGCAACTGATGAAGCTTAGAAAAACATATAAcaatcatcagcaaagaacaaaTGTCTAACATAAGGAGCTCCTACTGCTACTCTATAACCTTTCCAGAGGTTTTGCCTCTCTTTTTGCTTTATAAGAGAACTTATACTttcacaaaaataataaaaaggtaATGAGATAATTGATCACCTTGCCTCACTCCCATGTAAGGCACACTTGGACCGATTTCATAACCCTTAGAAACAATGTGATATTTGATTGAAGATATACaaataaggatcaaattaacccaatgAGTAGTGAAACCAAATTTAGAAAGCATATATTGCACATAACCCCACTCCAAATGATCACAAGCCTTACTCATATCAATCTTAAACGCAACAGTACCTTTAATGCTATGATTCTTGTTGGTCCCTTTTGATATAAGGATTAGTTCCTAGGGGGAGGGGataaggaactatttaaaatttttatcctTTAAAGGCTGACTTAGTTCTTATATCACTTAAGATTTTTCTTTTAGCACTTGATATTGAGTGAGGTCAGAGGCAGCTTTAGTTAATCAAAGACTAAGGCTGCTTCTAtggttgagtcaggagatagcactaaagagtctattcctgaactcagtatCAATAATTACAACTCAGCGTTATATTAGTTAAGCGTTTTACTAGGCACAATATAAAGCAAGCATATAAGGAGTTAACTGTTAGAAGATGATattcagcagatttatcctggttcggcctcctgcctacgtccagtccccggaatccttccgagctttaatccactactaagATCTtttaggtagagcacaaacctcttaTAATAGATTTACAGAGTATCTTCCTCTACAAACCTATACTCAGTACTAAGAGTAgttacagagtaccttcctctatatctACCTACACTTAGCACTAGCTACCTTTGAATGCTAACTACTCAGCAACTCAGAGTCTCCTCtcaatttaagaattgataatTTTGTTCTATTAACAAAGAACACTTGCATGATCTAGTTTAAACGTTTACataaagattggaattggtgtaagattgctttgctttttgcatAGAAACTTCAAGTGAGAATTTGCTCAGCGGTTCGACTTGGTGAAGATCGGCATCGAATAAAGCAAATGaagggcctatttatagtgatacCTAAGCCTTCagtgatttcgaattttgaataaCCACTGGAGGGAAACGGTTTTGCTATCCCTTTCGCTCCTCAGTGCTCAGAGTCTTTGACCAACAAGAATGTTGCGTTTTCTGTGTTGATCAGTGCTCAGATGCTTTTGGTCAGTAAGCGTTAGGTTGTCTCTCCATTCATGGCAAAGTCTCCTCGACAATCTTCTGTTGCATCTGAACTTTTCCTCAAATGGATTAGCTTTGTCTACAAGTTGGTTGAGTCAACTTCTTCTTGTCTCTTATCTGTTCTACttagcagcttcattgtgaagcagTTAGCAAgccttctggatccttctacCTGCTGGGCTGAGTTGATCCATAAGCTTGGATTTGTTGCTTGGGCTTTAGACTTGTCTTCATGGGCTTTGGGCCTTGGTCTTAATGTCTTTCAATACTAgtgaattaaatactcaacacttgaacaaacacattagtaacaaataaataaaagcatttaaatttaatgtgttggaatattttatcaatgggatttaataattttatcaaatcaaaatcattgtggaaatgtgtttcaataATTCTTCCTTCTTAGATGATGAGTAGTCtcaaaagaaattaaaatattGTCTATAATGGGTCTACCATGAATAAAAGCACTTTGTAGTAATATAAGATATCGATCCCATGAGGAACAAAGTTATTACTCACTATCACTTAATCTGTTTCTTTTGTTTACAGAAATCAAATTTAAGAAAGTTGTTAATTATCTAACTAAAACTAATCTAATTACTTGAATCTAAAGATCAAACTTAAATTTGCACTTGAATAATAGGTTAGAGACAGATGATAAGAACTTAATGATTTTCTTAATTATACTTATTCAATCTAACGATTACAAGTTAAGTTGTAAATATTTCTAATTTACTCTCTCGACATAAATTAGAGTACTTAGCAATGTAAAACGATGATACTAATTCTCAGTTCCACTTGttgaatcaattaatcaatcatAAATATTGCTAGTTAAATAATCAACATATGATAACTATCTTATTATCCTGATCTGTCTAGTGATAAAAGATAATCAATTCTTCATAAATTTCATTAAGGAATTGTTTCTCGATCATATTCCTAACTATAAAAAACAATTAAGAACTTACTTGAAACATGTATTATGAAAAGAATACTATAAGTTGAATTAAAcgaaattaaataaacaaattaaagtaGATACTGATTATCATCCATAAAGATGAAAACATATAATGTAATTGAAAAGACAAGAAgtcgagaagaagaagaagaagaagaagaagaagaagaagaagaagaagaagaagaagaagaagaagaatgaaggATTATCACTCTATCCTTTTACAAGAATTTCTTCTGTGCTTCTTGTTCTCCAACTTTTCTTCAATATGTTAGAACATGTGTTTGATATTCAAATCCCTATTTCTCTctactttttgtgttttttccaAGTAATTAATGATCATAAATTCCAGAAATTATGTCATTTTAAAGGTGGAGACACCCCTCTAGAGAGACACGTCTTTTGGATGGAAGGATGTGATTTTTGACAAAGAGACATAACTTTTcagaaattctaaaaaattccACGGACGCGTTCTTTTTCGCGAGCGTGTTTCTGAAAAATCCTGCAATCCAAGCTTTTTTTCCTTCCCAATCCTATAAGGCGAGCGCGTTTTTCTCACAGACGCGTTTCAGCTAATTTTCACATCAAACTATGAATTTCGATGCATCTTTGGCAATTTTCCTACACAAAATATAACACTAAAACAAAGATAAAATATTAACAAATCACATAAATAACACACTTAAATTACCAAAATTAAATACTAAACACTGAACAAAATATTAAGTGACAAGTGAAAAAGCTGCTAGATTGTAAGCATATTAAGGAAGTGGTTTATGCGAAGTGGATTGCTAATGTGGTATTGGTGAAAAAAGCGAATGGGAAATGGAGGATGTGTGTTGACTTTACTGATTTAAAtaaggcatgtccgaaggattTGTATCCTCTTCCCTGCATTGATATTTTGATTGATTCAACCCCTGGATATGCAATCTATTCACTTTTGGATGCTGCAATTGGGTACCATCAGATTCCTATGAATCCCAAGGACCTCACGAATGTTTGCTTTCGGACTGACGAAGGAACTTATGGTTACAATGTGATGCCCTTCGGGTTAAAGAATGCAGGTGCAACTTACCAGAGTTGGTAAACAAAAATTTTGGAGATGTTATTGGGGATAAGGTGGAggtgtatgttgatgatatgattGTTAAAAGTAGATTGGTGGAGGAGCATGCAGCGGATTTGGCTAAAGTTTTGGCTACATTATAAGAGCACAACTTGAAGCTAAATCCCGAGAAGTGTACCTTCGGTGTATCATCAAGAAATTTTTTGGGTTTTATGATTTTGCAAAGAGGAATCGAGGCAAATCCAGACAAAATTCAGGCGATCGTCAATATGGAGGCACCTAAAAGGATCAACGATGTTCAAAAGTGGAATGGAAAGATAAATGATTTGGGACGCTTCATCTCTTGTTCTGTAAGAAGATGTTTCTACAAAAGTTTAAAGGGGATGAAGAATTTTAAGTGGACTAGTGAGTGCTAGGCATCTTTTGATAAGTTGAAAGAATTTTTATCAACACCGCCACTTTTGAGTAGGCCCTTACCAAATGAAACATTATATCTATATATTAGTGTTTCAGAGGAGGCAGTGG includes these proteins:
- the LOC136209052 gene encoding uncharacterized protein encodes the protein MTAAKITLALAGSFAVAYVCDHVISDKKLFGGTTPGTVSNKGWWEATDKKFQAWPRTAGPPVVMNPISRQNFIVKPRDS